The Yoonia sp. SS1-5 genome contains a region encoding:
- a CDS encoding DUF3291 domain-containing protein: MHLAELNIGRLIAPTDDPRVAEFMQNLDRVNGLGKRMRGFVWMMEGSGEPGRGNTEACIDGDPQFVANLSVWENPAALERFVFDTLHARFMARGKTWFEELVQMHFVMWWVPVGTRPSLDEALGKLAHRAEHGDSEAAFGWDWLRSNSKS, from the coding sequence ATGCACCTGGCAGAGCTGAATATCGGGCGCCTGATCGCGCCAACCGATGATCCGCGTGTTGCGGAATTCATGCAAAATCTGGACCGTGTGAACGGCCTGGGCAAGCGGATGCGGGGCTTTGTCTGGATGATGGAAGGCTCGGGCGAACCCGGTCGCGGCAATACCGAGGCCTGTATCGACGGCGACCCGCAATTCGTCGCCAACCTGTCGGTCTGGGAAAACCCTGCGGCGTTGGAACGCTTTGTCTTTGACACGCTGCATGCCCGGTTCATGGCGCGCGGCAAGACCTGGTTCGAGGAGCTGGTGCAAATGCACTTTGTCATGTGGTGGGTGCCTGTGGGCACGCGGCCATCATTGGATGAGGCTTTGGGCAAGCTGGCACACCGTGCCGAACATGGAGATAGCGAAGCGGCCTTTGGCTGGGATTGGCTGCGCAGCAATAGCAAATCATGA
- a CDS encoding NADH-quinone oxidoreductase subunit E — protein MLRRLHPDQPDSFAFTADNQKWAEAQMKKFPEGRQASAIIPLLWRAQEQEGWLTRPAIEHVAGMLDLAYIRALEVASFYFMFQLQPVGSVAHIQICGTLSCMICGAEDLIGVCKDKIASKPHTLSADGKFSWEEVECLGSCANAPMAQIGKDYYEDLTTARLIEIIDELAAGKVPVPGPQNGRYGAEPLAGLTSLKDHEAGRTQYNASVQAAVDIGDTVKRIDGTEVPLLTPWIDDGAVKTAPKPAAKNAKEPKPAAKKPAGDTGVTKQQAKATSKAKPVSKSNPAPAEAPVAESAPETLSAPRGGKGDDLKKISGVGPKLEGVLHDLGFWHFDQIAKWTEAEVAWVDSRLKFKGRITRDNWMAQAAELAKKAE, from the coding sequence ATGCTTCGTCGTCTTCATCCTGATCAGCCTGACAGCTTTGCCTTTACTGCCGACAATCAGAAATGGGCCGAGGCGCAAATGAAGAAGTTTCCCGAAGGTCGTCAGGCCTCGGCGATCATTCCGCTTTTGTGGCGCGCGCAGGAGCAAGAGGGCTGGCTGACCCGCCCCGCCATCGAACATGTCGCCGGTATGCTTGATCTGGCGTATATCCGCGCGTTGGAAGTGGCATCATTCTACTTTATGTTTCAACTGCAACCAGTTGGTTCTGTTGCGCATATTCAGATTTGCGGCACGCTATCCTGCATGATTTGCGGGGCCGAGGATCTGATCGGCGTATGCAAGGACAAGATCGCCAGCAAGCCGCATACATTGTCTGCGGATGGCAAGTTTTCCTGGGAAGAGGTCGAATGCCTCGGCTCCTGCGCGAATGCGCCGATGGCGCAGATCGGCAAGGATTATTACGAAGACCTGACAACCGCGCGCCTGATCGAGATCATTGATGAACTTGCCGCTGGCAAGGTCCCGGTTCCGGGACCGCAGAATGGTCGCTATGGTGCTGAACCACTGGCCGGCCTGACCAGCCTGAAGGATCACGAGGCTGGGCGCACCCAATATAATGCCAGCGTTCAGGCGGCGGTTGATATTGGTGATACGGTCAAGCGGATCGACGGCACCGAAGTACCGCTTTTGACCCCATGGATTGATGATGGCGCCGTCAAGACGGCCCCCAAGCCAGCCGCAAAGAATGCGAAAGAGCCCAAGCCTGCGGCCAAAAAGCCTGCCGGTGACACCGGGGTCACAAAACAACAGGCCAAAGCCACATCCAAGGCCAAGCCTGTGTCCAAGAGTAACCCAGCCCCGGCCGAGGCACCCGTTGCTGAAAGCGCGCCGGAAACCCTGTCCGCCCCCCGTGGTGGCAAGGGTGATGACCTGAAGAAGATCAGTGGCGTCGGTCCAAAGCTGGAAGGTGTGCTGCATGACCTCGGATTCTGGCATTTTGACCAAATCGCCAAATGGACCGAGGCAGAGGTCGCCTGGGTCGATAGCCGCCTGAAATTCAAAGGGCGCATCACGCGTGACAATTGGATGGCGCAGGCGGCAGAGCTGGCCAAAAAGGCAGAATAG
- a CDS encoding DUF5337 domain-containing protein encodes MTKHGDTKQAKAGQRVAMLLAGIGVFWILVTMIGSQYGWSNRTRAFFDLAALAGFGFALWQTYQLWRARQIDKGSS; translated from the coding sequence ATGACAAAACATGGTGACACAAAACAGGCCAAGGCCGGGCAGCGGGTTGCAATGCTGCTGGCGGGTATTGGTGTTTTCTGGATATTGGTCACCATGATCGGGTCTCAATATGGCTGGTCCAACCGGACCCGCGCGTTTTTTGATCTTGCAGCACTGGCCGGTTTCGGCTTTGCGCTGTGGCAGACATATCAACTCTGGCGGGCCCGCCAGATCGACAAAGGCTCAAGCTGA
- a CDS encoding calcium-binding protein has product MRTTFQSGIRGGFGPDQLTGGAQNDDIRGNGGNDILSGEGGNDLLVGGSGSDILFGSLGDDRLFGGSSRDFLSGGAGNDRLSGGSGNDVLDGGDGADTLIGGSGDNVLTGGAGDDVFIFTAATGNDVITDYTAGEDIVAIQIAAGREVTRADFERFATQDGDDLVFQLSQSQSITIENATFDDVTFATFF; this is encoded by the coding sequence ATGAGAACGACCTTCCAATCTGGAATCAGAGGTGGATTCGGCCCCGACCAACTGACCGGCGGCGCCCAAAATGACGACATTCGCGGCAATGGCGGCAACGATATTCTTTCCGGCGAAGGCGGAAACGACCTGCTGGTCGGCGGTTCAGGCTCGGATATCCTGTTCGGCAGCCTGGGCGATGACCGCTTGTTTGGTGGCAGTAGCCGAGACTTTCTGTCCGGTGGCGCAGGCAATGATCGCCTCAGCGGCGGCAGCGGCAATGACGTGCTTGACGGCGGGGATGGCGCAGACACGCTGATCGGTGGATCAGGCGACAATGTCCTGACAGGTGGCGCGGGTGATGACGTGTTCATCTTCACCGCTGCAACCGGGAACGATGTCATCACCGACTACACGGCTGGCGAAGATATCGTTGCAATCCAGATCGCTGCAGGTCGCGAAGTGACACGCGCCGACTTTGAACGGTTTGCAACACAGGACGGCGACGATCTGGTGTTCCAGCTCAGCCAGAGCCAGTCCATCACAATTGAGAATGCGACCTTTGACGACGTGACATTCGCCACGTTCTTCTAA
- a CDS encoding NADH-quinone oxidoreductase subunit B family protein, with protein MGVMTGTAVGADKEHGAGLINEALQDKGFLVTSTADIVNWARTGSLHWMTFGLACCAVEMMHTSMPRYDLERFGTAPRASPRQSDLMIVAGTLTNKMAPALRKVYDQMPEPRYVISMGSCANGGGYYHYSYSVVRGCDRIVPVDVYVPGCPPTAEALLYGILQLQRKMRRTGTIVR; from the coding sequence ATGGGAGTGATGACCGGGACCGCCGTTGGCGCCGACAAGGAACATGGCGCTGGTCTGATCAACGAGGCGTTGCAGGACAAGGGCTTTCTGGTCACGTCAACCGCGGATATCGTGAACTGGGCCCGTACCGGATCGCTGCACTGGATGACGTTCGGTCTGGCTTGTTGCGCGGTTGAGATGATGCACACATCCATGCCCCGCTATGATCTTGAGCGTTTTGGCACCGCGCCGCGCGCCTCTCCGCGACAGTCGGATCTGATGATTGTGGCCGGGACGCTGACCAACAAGATGGCCCCGGCGCTGCGCAAGGTCTACGACCAGATGCCAGAGCCGCGTTATGTGATTTCGATGGGGTCCTGCGCCAATGGTGGCGGATATTATCACTACAGCTATTCGGTTGTGCGCGGCTGCGACCGGATCGTGCCGGTTGATGTCTATGTCCCCGGCTGCCCACCCACGGCCGAGGCGCTGCTATATGGCATTTTGCAATTGCAGCGCAAAATGCGCCGGACAGGGACGATTGTACGATGA
- a CDS encoding GFA family protein, translated as MADALNGSCLCGACTFTASLTDQGAGACHCGQCRKWSGGIYMSVGCTDVTFNDDAPLGSYKASEWGERVFCKTCGSSIMWQTQDGAHQHVSIQTFDDPGQFEIGVEVFIDRKPSNYALSNQTKTMTEAEVFAMFMPDV; from the coding sequence ATGGCCGATGCGCTGAACGGGTCATGCCTGTGCGGCGCATGTACCTTCACAGCATCCCTGACCGACCAGGGGGCAGGGGCCTGCCATTGCGGGCAGTGCCGGAAATGGTCCGGCGGAATTTACATGAGCGTCGGCTGCACTGACGTGACCTTCAATGACGACGCCCCGCTGGGCTCTTACAAGGCGTCGGAATGGGGAGAGCGTGTTTTTTGCAAGACGTGCGGCTCGTCCATTATGTGGCAGACACAGGATGGCGCGCATCAGCATGTGTCGATCCAGACCTTCGATGATCCCGGCCAGTTCGAGATCGGGGTAGAGGTGTTTATCGACCGCAAGCCATCGAATTATGCATTGTCCAATCAGACAAAGACCATGACCGAGGCCGAGGTTTTCGCCATGTTCATGCCCGATGTCTAG
- a CDS encoding NADH-quinone oxidoreductase subunit D, giving the protein MDGDIRVNTYDDGSTDAATGEQKIRNFNINFGPQHPAAHGVLRLVLELDGEIVERCDPHIGLLHRGTEKLMESRTYLQNLPYFDRLDYVAPMNQEHAWCLAIEKLTGTEVPRRASLIRVLYSEIGRVLNHLLNVTTQAMDVGALTPPLWGFEEREKLMVFYERACGARLHAAYFRPGGVHQDLPPELIEDIDQWAVEFPKVMDDIDGLLTENRIFKQRNCDIGVVTEEDIQEWGFSGVMVRGSGLAWDLRRAQPYECYDEFEFQVPVGKNGDCYDRYLCRMEEMRQSVHIIRQACEKLRNEPGDVMARGKMTPPTRGEMKTSMEALIHHFKLYTEGFHVPAGEVYAAVEAPKGEFGVYLVADGTNQPYRAKLRAPGYLHLQAMDHVACGHQLADVAAIIGTMDVVFGEIDR; this is encoded by the coding sequence ATGGACGGCGATATTCGTGTGAACACTTATGATGACGGGTCCACGGACGCCGCCACCGGCGAGCAGAAGATCCGGAATTTTAACATCAACTTCGGCCCGCAACACCCTGCTGCACATGGTGTTTTGCGTCTTGTGCTGGAACTTGACGGCGAGATCGTAGAGCGTTGCGATCCCCATATCGGCCTGCTGCACCGTGGCACCGAAAAGCTGATGGAATCGCGGACCTATCTGCAGAACCTGCCCTATTTTGATCGCCTCGACTATGTCGCGCCGATGAACCAGGAACATGCCTGGTGTCTGGCCATTGAAAAGCTGACCGGCACCGAGGTGCCGCGCCGCGCCAGCCTGATCCGGGTCCTCTATTCCGAGATCGGCCGGGTGCTGAACCATCTGCTGAACGTGACCACCCAGGCAATGGATGTGGGCGCGCTGACCCCGCCCTTGTGGGGCTTTGAAGAGCGTGAAAAGCTGATGGTGTTTTACGAGCGTGCCTGCGGCGCCCGCTTGCATGCCGCTTATTTCCGTCCCGGCGGTGTGCATCAGGACCTGCCCCCTGAATTGATCGAGGATATTGATCAATGGGCGGTCGAATTCCCCAAAGTCATGGATGATATTGACGGCCTGCTGACCGAGAACCGGATTTTCAAGCAGCGCAACTGCGATATCGGTGTGGTGACCGAAGAAGATATTCAGGAATGGGGCTTTTCCGGTGTGATGGTCCGTGGATCGGGCCTTGCCTGGGATTTGCGCCGCGCCCAGCCGTATGAATGCTATGACGAGTTCGAATTTCAGGTGCCAGTGGGAAAGAATGGCGATTGTTATGATCGCTACCTGTGCCGCATGGAAGAGATGCGTCAATCGGTTCACATCATCCGTCAGGCTTGCGAAAAGCTGCGCAATGAGCCGGGTGATGTGATGGCCCGTGGCAAGATGACCCCGCCCACACGTGGTGAGATGAAAACCTCGATGGAGGCGCTGATCCATCACTTCAAGCTGTATACCGAAGGGTTCCATGTGCCAGCGGGTGAGGTTTACGCCGCGGTTGAGGCCCCCAAGGGTGAGTTTGGGGTCTATCTGGTTGCCGATGGCACCAATCAGCCCTACCGTGCCAAGCTGCGCGCGCCGGGTTACCTGCATTTGCAGGCGATGGACCATGTTGCATGTGGCCATCAGCTGGCCGATGTTGCCGCGATTATCGGCACGATGGATGTTGTGTTTGGCGAGATTGACCGCTGA
- a CDS encoding NADH-quinone oxidoreductase subunit A produces the protein MQDMLSEYLPILIFLGLAIALGLILILAAAIVAVRNPDPEKVSAYECGFNAFDDARMKFDVRFYLVSILFIIFDLEVAFLFPWAVAFADISMVGFWSMMIFLAVLTIGFAYEWKKGALEWE, from the coding sequence TTGCAAGATATGCTGTCAGAGTATCTGCCGATCCTCATTTTTCTGGGGCTGGCCATCGCCCTTGGTCTGATTCTGATCCTTGCGGCCGCCATTGTGGCGGTGCGCAATCCGGACCCTGAAAAGGTGTCGGCCTATGAATGTGGGTTTAATGCCTTTGATGACGCGCGGATGAAATTCGACGTGCGGTTCTACCTGGTGTCGATCCTGTTCATCATCTTTGATCTGGAAGTTGCATTCCTGTTTCCATGGGCGGTGGCTTTCGCAGATATCAGCATGGTTGGCTTCTGGTCGATGATGATCTTTTTGGCCGTACTGACAATTGGCTTTGCTTACGAATGGAAAAAGGGCGCGCTTGAGTGGGAATGA
- a CDS encoding DUF3291 domain-containing protein, with the protein MTRHLAEFNFGTLRYGWGDPRIAGFENAIAQVNAIATRSDGFVWRMPDDAMEAVQDDPHGPLGHRPNTASTLSVWTGAAPLYDFVTKTLHARIMAGRVDWFVPGDSGFLVCWWVPTGHRPDVAEGMANWEILQAQGDSDAIFGGAALRRLADATL; encoded by the coding sequence ATGACGCGGCATCTGGCCGAATTCAATTTCGGCACGCTGCGCTATGGCTGGGGCGATCCGCGGATCGCCGGCTTTGAAAACGCGATTGCACAGGTCAATGCGATTGCGACCCGCAGTGACGGTTTTGTCTGGCGCATGCCTGATGACGCGATGGAGGCGGTTCAGGACGACCCGCACGGGCCGCTGGGGCATCGGCCCAATACGGCGTCAACCTTGTCCGTCTGGACAGGTGCCGCGCCGCTCTATGATTTTGTGACCAAAACCCTGCATGCGCGGATCATGGCTGGCCGGGTGGACTGGTTTGTGCCAGGCGATAGCGGGTTTCTTGTCTGTTGGTGGGTGCCGACAGGACACCGGCCGGATGTCGCCGAAGGCATGGCCAATTGGGAAATACTGCAGGCGCAGGGCGACAGCGACGCGATCTTTGGTGGCGCAGCACTGCGCCGGCTGGCCGACGCCACGTTGTGA
- a CDS encoding NADH-quinone oxidoreductase subunit C, whose translation MSDSMHELGTHLELKRTDCVLSWEVTHGELTVNVAPSSLVSFVEFLKTDQACKFSSLVDITAVDYPNRAKRFDVVYHFLSMYQNQRTRLRVQIREEDMLPSIMSVHPSANWFEREVFDMFGILFSGHPDLRRILTDYGFRGYPLRKDFPTTGYTEVRYDEVQKRVVYEPVKLVQEYRQFDFMSPWEGAEYILPGDEKKDEKAS comes from the coding sequence ATGAGTGACAGCATGCACGAACTAGGCACCCACCTGGAGCTGAAGCGCACCGATTGCGTCTTGTCATGGGAGGTAACCCATGGCGAATTGACAGTGAATGTGGCGCCGTCATCGCTTGTCAGCTTTGTCGAGTTTCTGAAAACCGATCAGGCCTGCAAATTCTCGTCCCTCGTGGATATCACGGCTGTGGACTATCCCAACCGGGCCAAGCGTTTTGATGTCGTCTATCACTTCTTAAGCATGTATCAGAACCAGCGCACTCGCCTGCGGGTTCAGATCCGCGAAGAGGATATGCTGCCGTCAATCATGTCTGTCCACCCATCGGCCAATTGGTTCGAGCGGGAAGTGTTTGACATGTTCGGCATCCTGTTTTCCGGCCATCCGGACCTGCGCCGCATCCTGACCGATTACGGTTTTCGCGGCTATCCGCTCCGCAAGGATTTCCCGACCACCGGCTATACCGAGGTGCGCTATGACGAAGTGCAAAAGCGGGTTGTCTACGAGCCGGTGAAGCTGGTGCAAGAGTATCGCCAGTTTGATTTCATGTCGCCATGGGAAGGGGCCGAATACATCCTGCCCGGTGACGAAAAGAAAGACGAGAAGGCAAGCTGA
- a CDS encoding NADH:ubiquinone oxidoreductase, translated as MKDTAPIGLGVIAVSALFGLIAAGVAFVLYDFGWLAALFIGAIIAVITAIILLLGWREPAPHTKADPVAAPAPTAPRPTAPAPTAQAPTAPAPAAPQADPEPEVSTPPAAAAAPAAAAASAPKVKPDTVLAGEQELAAKKGSWKYDGGDAAPADAAPAEASTDAAVAGTKPTFLSAAREGGPDDLKQIKGVGPKLEGTLHGMGIYHFDQIAGWGAAELAWMDDNLEGFKGRASRDDWVPQAKILAEGGTTEFSKKVDKGDVY; from the coding sequence ATGAAAGACACAGCACCAATAGGTTTGGGCGTCATTGCGGTTTCGGCTTTGTTTGGCCTGATTGCGGCGGGCGTTGCCTTTGTCCTCTATGATTTCGGCTGGCTCGCTGCGCTGTTTATCGGCGCCATCATCGCCGTTATTACGGCAATCATCCTTCTTTTGGGCTGGCGCGAACCTGCCCCACACACCAAGGCAGATCCGGTCGCGGCACCAGCACCAACGGCCCCCAGACCAACAGCGCCGGCACCAACGGCCCAGGCCCCCACAGCACCGGCGCCTGCGGCACCGCAGGCCGACCCGGAACCGGAAGTGTCGACGCCGCCCGCCGCCGCCGCGGCCCCTGCAGCCGCAGCCGCCTCTGCGCCAAAGGTCAAACCTGACACGGTGCTTGCGGGCGAACAAGAACTTGCCGCCAAGAAAGGCAGTTGGAAATATGATGGCGGTGACGCCGCCCCGGCTGATGCAGCACCTGCAGAGGCAAGTACGGATGCGGCCGTCGCAGGCACCAAGCCCACCTTCCTCAGTGCGGCCCGCGAGGGTGGTCCGGATGATCTCAAGCAGATCAAGGGCGTCGGCCCCAAGCTTGAAGGCACCTTGCACGGCATGGGCATCTACCATTTTGACCAGATTGCTGGCTGGGGGGCTGCCGAATTGGCCTGGATGGACGACAATCTGGAAGGTTTCAAAGGCCGGGCCAGCCGCGATGACTGGGTCCCGCAGGCCAAGATCCTTGCAGAAGGCGGGACAACCGAATTCTCCAAAAAGGTCGACAAGGGCGACGTTTACTGA
- the nuoF gene encoding NADH-quinone oxidoreductase subunit NuoF → MLKDENRIFTNLYGMHDRTLAGAQKRGHWDDTAAIIKKGRDWIIDEMKASGLRGRGGAGFPTGLKWSFMPKESDGRPAYLVVNADESEPGTCKDREIMRHDPHTLVEGCLIASFAMNAHACYIYIRGEYIREKEALQAAIDEAYAAGLVGKNAAKSGWDFDIYLTHGAGAYICGEETSLLESLEGKKGMPRMKPPFPAGAGLYGCPTTVNNVESIAVVPTILRRGGEWFASMGRPNNAGTKLFAISGHVNNPCVVEEEMSISFEELIERHCGGIRGGWDNLKAVIPGGSSVPCVRGENMRDAIMDFDALKEKGSSLGTAAVIVMDQSTDMIKNIWRLSKFYKHESCGQCTPCREGTGWMMRVMERLVKGDARPEEIDMLLDVTKQVEGHTICALGDAASWPIQGLIKNFRDEIEDRIKDKRMAGVAAE, encoded by the coding sequence ATGCTCAAAGACGAAAACCGGATTTTCACGAACCTTTACGGGATGCATGACCGCACCCTGGCCGGCGCACAAAAGCGTGGCCATTGGGATGACACGGCTGCCATCATCAAGAAGGGGCGTGACTGGATCATCGACGAGATGAAGGCATCCGGCTTGCGTGGGCGCGGCGGGGCCGGTTTTCCGACCGGGTTGAAATGGTCCTTTATGCCCAAGGAAAGCGATGGCCGCCCCGCCTATCTGGTGGTGAACGCCGACGAATCCGAGCCCGGCACATGCAAGGACCGCGAGATCATGCGCCATGATCCACACACGCTGGTCGAAGGTTGCCTGATTGCCAGCTTCGCGATGAATGCGCATGCCTGCTATATCTACATTCGCGGCGAGTATATCCGCGAAAAGGAGGCCCTGCAGGCCGCCATTGACGAGGCTTACGCCGCCGGACTTGTGGGCAAGAACGCCGCAAAATCCGGTTGGGACTTTGACATTTATCTGACCCACGGGGCAGGGGCCTATATCTGCGGCGAGGAAACATCGCTCCTGGAAAGCCTCGAAGGCAAGAAGGGCATGCCCCGGATGAAGCCCCCATTTCCCGCGGGCGCCGGGCTTTATGGGTGTCCGACCACGGTCAATAATGTCGAATCGATTGCCGTTGTGCCCACGATCCTGCGGCGCGGCGGGGAATGGTTTGCCTCGATGGGCCGCCCGAATAACGCCGGCACCAAGCTCTTTGCGATCTCAGGCCATGTGAACAACCCCTGCGTCGTCGAAGAAGAGATGTCGATCAGCTTCGAAGAACTGATCGAACGGCATTGTGGCGGTATTCGGGGCGGCTGGGACAACCTCAAGGCCGTGATCCCGGGCGGATCATCTGTGCCATGTGTGCGCGGCGAGAATATGCGCGATGCGATCATGGATTTTGACGCGCTCAAGGAAAAAGGGTCGTCCCTTGGCACGGCTGCCGTCATCGTGATGGATCAGTCAACGGATATGATCAAGAATATCTGGCGGCTCTCGAAGTTCTACAAGCATGAAAGCTGCGGACAATGCACGCCCTGCCGTGAAGGGACCGGCTGGATGATGCGTGTGATGGAACGGCTCGTCAAAGGGGATGCACGGCCCGAAGAGATTGATATGCTTCTTGATGTGACCAAACAGGTCGAAGGGCACACGATCTGCGCACTTGGTGACGCGGCGTCCTGGCCGATCCAGGGGCTGATCAAGAATTTCCGGGATGAAATCGAGGACCGGATCAAGGATAAACGCATGGCAGGGGTAGCGGCAGAATGA
- a CDS encoding sulfotransferase, producing the protein MTDPTLLYCVGATKAGTSWLYRYLHDHPDCAMPAVKEAHYWDTFDPDRADKQLTAFRLRLRELRDLKTDAQDAGRGWQVANADRRITDMKALMSVLEGDRADDLAYGAWLTDRGETRLVADMTPNYATLPDSMLKRMARLSPNTKFVFLIRDPLDRLWSHIRMQARRQRQSHEKYEKKSNNILYRILNRGQETHILERGDYPAIIARLRRAIPKGRLLVMFTEDLMRQDGLSQLCSFLDISYAEPAVTTPVHSGPEVVMLDKLRPKALKLLNEHYTWVAKNIGPLPQRWQDNLARA; encoded by the coding sequence GTGACTGATCCCACATTGCTTTATTGTGTCGGTGCGACCAAAGCAGGGACGTCATGGCTTTATCGTTATCTGCACGACCACCCGGACTGCGCGATGCCCGCCGTGAAAGAGGCGCATTATTGGGATACGTTTGATCCAGATCGCGCTGACAAGCAGCTGACCGCGTTTCGTTTGCGGCTGCGCGAGCTCCGCGATTTGAAAACCGATGCGCAGGATGCCGGGCGGGGCTGGCAGGTTGCCAATGCGGACCGGCGGATCACCGACATGAAGGCGCTGATGTCCGTGCTTGAAGGTGACCGGGCCGATGACCTTGCCTATGGCGCATGGCTGACCGATCGGGGCGAGACCCGTCTGGTTGCGGATATGACCCCCAATTACGCGACCTTGCCCGACAGCATGCTCAAACGCATGGCGCGCCTGTCCCCGAATACCAAATTTGTCTTCTTGATCCGCGATCCCTTGGACAGGCTGTGGTCGCATATTCGCATGCAGGCCCGCCGCCAGCGCCAGTCGCACGAAAAATACGAAAAGAAGTCGAACAACATCCTCTACCGTATTCTCAATCGGGGGCAGGAGACCCACATCCTTGAACGGGGTGATTATCCCGCGATCATTGCCCGGCTGCGTCGCGCCATCCCAAAGGGCCGTTTGCTGGTGATGTTTACCGAAGATCTGATGAGGCAAGATGGCCTCTCGCAACTTTGTTCCTTCCTTGATATCAGCTATGCAGAACCTGCGGTCACCACGCCGGTCCATAGCGGACCTGAGGTGGTTATGCTGGACAAGCTGCGCCCTAAGGCGTTGAAACTATTGAATGAACACTACACTTGGGTGGCCAAAAATATCGGCCCCCTGCCGCAACGGTGGCAAGACAACTTGGCGAGGGCGTAA
- a CDS encoding crotonase/enoyl-CoA hydratase family protein yields the protein MIDLQTDARGVATLTLARPDKHNALSQDMIDQLHAAARQIAADSTIRAVILAGQGKSFCAGGDLGWMRDQMRADAAARRDAARSIAQMLGALNTLPQPVIGKIHGNAFGGGVGLACVCDVAICAEQVKFGLTETRLGLIPATIGPYVLARLGEAHARRVFMSSRVFDAAEAASLGVVADAVPAADLDAAVEAEVTPYLSCAPGAVAAAKAFARSLGPVIDTAVIDRSIDALIAQWEGDEAPQGIAAFFDKRPAPWA from the coding sequence ATGATTGATTTGCAAACAGATGCGCGCGGGGTTGCCACGCTGACACTGGCCCGGCCGGACAAGCACAACGCCCTGTCGCAGGATATGATTGACCAGTTGCACGCGGCTGCCCGCCAGATCGCCGCAGACAGTACGATCCGCGCGGTTATTCTGGCGGGGCAGGGGAAATCCTTTTGCGCCGGCGGCGATCTGGGGTGGATGCGCGACCAGATGCGCGCCGATGCGGCTGCGCGACGCGATGCGGCCCGGTCAATCGCGCAGATGCTGGGTGCCTTGAATACGCTCCCCCAGCCTGTGATTGGCAAAATCCATGGCAACGCCTTTGGCGGCGGCGTTGGGCTGGCCTGTGTTTGCGATGTCGCGATTTGCGCCGAGCAGGTCAAATTCGGGCTGACAGAGACGCGGCTGGGCCTGATTCCGGCGACCATCGGCCCATACGTCCTTGCCCGGCTGGGAGAGGCGCATGCAAGACGCGTCTTTATGTCATCGCGTGTGTTTGACGCGGCCGAGGCTGCCTCGCTCGGTGTGGTGGCCGATGCGGTCCCGGCAGCAGATCTGGATGCCGCCGTAGAGGCAGAAGTGACACCCTATCTGTCATGCGCCCCCGGTGCGGTGGCCGCAGCCAAAGCATTCGCGCGCAGCCTGGGGCCGGTCATTGATACGGCTGTCATCGACCGGTCCATTGACGCACTGATCGCGCAGTGGGAGGGCGATGAAGCCCCCCAAGGGATCGCTGCATTTTTTGACAAGCGTCCGGCACCCTGGGCCTGA